The Verrucomicrobiota bacterium region TCCAATTTTCGGGATCATCTAATGACGAATGCACTATTGTATAGCCCTGTACGCGCCGTTTCATAGGAATTTTGCGCAAGAAACTTTTTTCTTCTTCGTTCAAAGCTTCTCTCGAGAACGCAATCCCTTCTCCTGCCATAGCATTATAATTTTTGGCTTCGCTAGTGGCTGACACCATCTCATCATGATTTCCCTTCACAATGGGACAGCCCAACTCCCGTACGACTTTGAGGCACTCCTTAGGATTTGCATTATAGCCTACGATGTCACCCAAACAAACTGGATGCGTAACTCCTATACGAGTCATGTCATCAAGTACAGCAGTTAATGCCTCAAAGTTACTATGAATATCACTAAAGACACCAAATTTCACATGAACTCCTCAACCTAGACCTTTCAAGTATCTACTTAAACTCGCATTATGCAATAGAAGTTGAACGAGCCGCCTATAAGCTTGCGCCACAAGGAAAAGAGAGTCGACAGACATTTATCCGAAGGCAACACCTCTAGACTCTATGTTTCTTGAGGCCAAGATCTTATACAGATCTTTAAGTCTCTACTACATCATTCGGCTTAAATAACGGAGAGTAAATTTGAATCCATCGCAAGACAAATAAAAAGACCAAATAAGGCCGTTTTCTACAGAACTTTCATAGATCATTTCTTCAATCTTCAAAGACACTTCACACAACATTTGCAGAAGAGGTCAAAGTATGCTTTTGTATCAAAGAATGAAATCTGACTTTGGAGAGATTCTTCTTAAATACTGCTTAAGGAAGCTTTCGGGCTGCTTTATCGTAGAGAGCAAGGGGAATCGAGGTATTATTTATCTTATCGAAGGATTAGTCGTTCATTCGGAGGTCAACAAACTCACTGGACTACCTGCTTTCTTGCAATTTTTTACCTGGCCATCCCCTGAGCGCTTTGAATGGACTCTTAATATGGGGGCGAAAGAGCAAACTATGGCACTTTCATATGAAGCTGTAGTAGTGATGATTTCATACGCTGAGACAGTTACGATTGGCGAAGATAACCACCCAGAACTTGTGGAAGATGAGCCTTATGATCACATAGACCTAGCTCTGGAAATTATGCAAGGGGACAAGCCTTTTCAGTACCCCATTAAAACAAAGCAGGTTCGTGTAGGTAGATCCTCTGCTAACGACCTCGTCCTAGAGGACCCCTCTGTCTCTCGAAAACACGCTTTCTTAACGCTCTTTCAAGATGGTTTAGTCGTTCATGATATAGGCTCAAGCAATGGAACTTTTATTGAGCAAGAAGCTATATCTCTATGTAAACTTGAAAGAAACCAGTACATTTTCTTTGGCCACGTGCGCTGCAAATTAATTGAAACCCCAAATTCTCAAACACTAAAGGCTAGCAAGGCTCCGAGGATGGTCACAAAGACAACCCGAATTCCAGTCACCAATTACCAAGCTAAAGAAAAAGACTCAGAAGTCAGTGCCAAATAAAAATTATGACCAGACCGAATCAGGAATAGCCACTAATATAGCTGTCAAGAAGACATTTAGGAAGGCTAGTGGAATAAAGACTTTCCACCCTAAATTCATCAACTGATCATAACGAAATCTGGGTAGTGTCCACCTCACCCAGATAAAGATAAACATAAAACAAGCCATTTTGGCAATGAACACGAAGACCTGGAGTAAGCCAACCCACCATGCATCTCCCAAAGTCTCCATTCCAGGGAAATACCAACCTCCGAAGAACAGCGTCACCATGATGCATGAGGAAACAATCATTGCCGCATATTCTCCTAAGAAAAAGAGAGCAAATTTCATAGAAGCATACTCTGTATGATATCCCCCCACCAATTCAGTCTCACACTCTGCTAGATCAAATGGCAAACGATTTGTTTCCGCAAAAGCAGAAATCAAGAAGTAGACAAAAGTAATAAATAGAGGCACCGATAAAACGATGGATTTTAAGCTTACATTTGAGAAATTGAAGAAGTCAGCAGGATTCAATAAATTAATAAGAGGAAAAGCCAACCAACCATTCGTTTGTTGGAAGGAAATAATCTCACCGAGGTTTAACTCACTGACAACCAAGAATACAGGGACTACGGATAAGCCCATCGTTAATTCATAGGATATCATCTGTGCAGAGGCCCGGATACCACCAAGAAAGGGAAACTTAGAATTTGAGGCCCATCCAGCCAAAACAATTCCGTAAACACTTATTGAAACTATGGCAAAGAAAAATAGCAC contains the following coding sequences:
- a CDS encoding metallophosphoesterase family protein, which translates into the protein MKFGVFSDIHSNFEALTAVLDDMTRIGVTHPVCLGDIVGYNANPKECLKVVRELGCPIVKGNHDEMVSATSEAKNYNAMAGEGIAFSREALNEEEKSFLRKIPMKRRVQGYTIVHSSLDDPENWNYISSALEAGNSFIYQFTQLCFIGHTHVAQIFLKEGDVRELNHDRPVELAKSSRYLVNVGSVGQPRDHNWKSSYVVFDINKNTIEFRRVPYDLEKTQKKIIDAGLPHEIAERLQHAV
- a CDS encoding FHA domain-containing protein; this translates as MKSDFGEILLKYCLRKLSGCFIVESKGNRGIIYLIEGLVVHSEVNKLTGLPAFLQFFTWPSPERFEWTLNMGAKEQTMALSYEAVVVMISYAETVTIGEDNHPELVEDEPYDHIDLALEIMQGDKPFQYPIKTKQVRVGRSSANDLVLEDPSVSRKHAFLTLFQDGLVVHDIGSSNGTFIEQEAISLCKLERNQYIFFGHVRCKLIETPNSQTLKASKAPRMVTKTTRIPVTNYQAKEKDSEVSAK
- a CDS encoding NADH-quinone oxidoreductase subunit H; this encodes MISAGLITVILVSLVKCAAIVGLVLFMVAYSVVAERRFSAMIQDRIGPNRVGPLGLLQPICDGVKFLLKEEYTPEHVRKLYFTMAPIISMVPALLTVSIVPFGDVLNLRPFVEWLVTNSFTQWLLGLFSWSITLNEEVLEAFVVPLTIADLNVGVLFFFAIVSISVYGIVLAGWASNSKFPFLGGIRASAQMISYELTMGLSVVPVFLVVSELNLGEIISFQQTNGWLAFPLINLLNPADFFNFSNVSLKSIVLSVPLFITFVYFLISAFAETNRLPFDLAECETELVGGYHTEYASMKFALFFLGEYAAMIVSSCIMVTLFFGGWYFPGMETLGDAWWVGLLQVFVFIAKMACFMFIFIWVRWTLPRFRYDQLMNLGWKVFIPLAFLNVFLTAILVAIPDSVWS